The Argopecten irradians isolate NY chromosome 16, Ai_NY, whole genome shotgun sequence genome window below encodes:
- the LOC138310757 gene encoding cartilage matrix protein-like, which produces MFFCSFQVCTAAKQDIVFIIDMSTSVGFDNFDKILEFLTDFLLHDDIDNGVVRVGVVGYSTDAIVEFHLNKYTTTAALYQGINSIKYMLGNTNTASGLRLMRTTMFTLEHGDRPDAENIAIIITDGVSNVNSRQTIPEARTARNSGIKIYAIGVALIETTELQGIASLPLEEHLFLADDFSELNSLKDKIFEGQCPQPAPTPTPTTQAPTTQAPTTPAPTTPPIGRIAPNTNNSTFCYGTRQDIVFILDMSTSVGSSNFNKVLEFLSTFLLHDDVDSGIVRVGVVGYSTDAEVEFYLDQYSTSDSLDKAIRNIRYRFGNTNTAAALNLARTTLFTADRGDRGDAQNIAIIVTDGVSNMNSRQTIPEAEMMRESGIQIYAIGVGLVETEELTGIASLPIEDHLFLTDDFSELNNLQDKVLDSFCPEPKATPTPTSTTTLSPTTTSLPTTPKPTTPEPYVCYGTRQDIVFILDMSTSVGSSNFNKVLDFLSTFLLHDDVDSGIVRVGVVGYSTDAEVEFYLDQYSTSDILDKAIRNIQYRFGNTNTAAALHLARTTLFTADRGDRGDAQNIAIIVTDGVSNMNSRQTIPEAEMMRESGIKIYAIGVGLVDTEELIGIASLPIEDHLFLTDDFSELNNLQDKVLDSFCPEPKTTPTPTTSTTVLPTTTPLPTTPKPTTSDPYGSISRLHWLRIDALLKQDFILTSHSLE; this is translated from the exons ATGTTCTTTTGTTCTTTTCAAGTGTGCACTGCTGCGAAACAGGATATTGTTTTCATCATTGATATGTCCACCAGTGTCGGCTTCGATAACTTTGATAAGATTTTAGAATTCCTAACCGACTTTTTATTACACGATGATATCGATAATGGAGTCGTCCGTGTGGGTGTGGTGGGATACAGTACTGACGCCATTGTAGAGTTCCACCTTAACAAGTACACGACGACTGCGGCACTGTATCAGGGTATAAACAGTATCAAATACATGCTGGGTAACACCAACACGGCGTCAGGACTGAGGCTCATGAGGACGACCATGTTTACTCTGGAGCACGGAGATAGACCGGACGCTGAGAATATCGCTATCATTATAACTGACGGCGTGTCTAATGTGAACTCCAGACAGACTATACCGGAAGCAAGAACGGCAAGAAATTCCGGAATAAAGATATACGCCATCGGCGTTGCTTTAATAGAAACAACAGAACTACAAGGAATAGCGTCACTTCCTTTAGAGGAGCATCTATTTTTGGCAGATGATTTCTCCGAGCTGAACAGccttaaagataaaatatttgaagGACAATGTCCACAGCCGGCCCCAACACCTACACCCACAACACAAGCGCCTACAACACAGGCGCCTACGACACCAGCGCCTACAACGCCACCTATCGGTAGGATTGCACCAAATACCAATAACTCCACAT TTTGTTACGGAACCAGACAAGATATCGTGTTTATACTGGATATGTCGACTAGTGTAGGCAGCTCAAACTTCAATAAAGTTCTCGAATTCCTCTCGACATTTCTCCTCCACGATGACGTCGATAGTGGGATAGTACGTGTCGGAGTGGTGGGATACAGCACGGACGCTGAGGTGGAGTTTTACCTGGACCAATACTCTACTTCAGACTCTCTGGACAAAGCTATCAGGAACATTCGATACAGGTTCGGAAACACCAATACGGCGGCCGCCTTAAACCTCGCCAGGACAACGCTGTTCACTGCCGATCGCGGCGACCGAGGCGACGCCCAGAATATCGCTATCATTGTCACTGACGGCGTTTCTAATATGAACTCTCGTCAGACGATACCAGAAGCGGAAATGATGAGGGAATCAGGAATCCAGATTTATGCTATAGGCGTCGGGTTAGTGGAAACCGAGGAATTAACAGGGATCGCTTCTCTGCCTATAGAGGACCATCTTTTTCTGACGGACGATTTCTCAGAATTAAATAATCTCCAGGACAAGGTGTTGGATTCATTTTGCCCTGAACCAAAAGCGACACCAACTCCGACTTCTACGACAACACTGTCACCGACGACAACGTCGCTACCGACGACACCAAAACCAACTACTCCCGAGCCTTATG TTTGTTACGGAACCAGACAAGATATCGTGTTTATACTGGATATGTCGACTAGCGTAGGCAGCTCAAACTTCAATAAAGTTCTCGACTTCCTCTCGACATTTCTCCTCCACGACGACGTCGACAGTGGGATAGTACGTGTCGGAGTGGTGGGATACAGTACGGACGCTGAGGTTGAGTTTTACCTGGACCAATACTCTACTTCCGACATCCTGGATAAAGCTATCCGGAACATCCAATATAGGTTTGGTAACACTAATACGGCGGCCGCCTTACACCTCGCCAGGACAACGCTGTTCACTGCTGACCGTGGCGACCGAGGCGACGCCCAGAATATCGCTATAATTGTCACGGACGGCGTTTCTAATATGAACTCTCGTCAGACTATACCGGAAGCGGAAATGATGAGGGAATCGGGAATCAAGATTTATGCGATAGGTGTCGGGTTGGTGGACACCGAGGAACTTATAGGAATTGCTTCTCTGCCTATTGAGGACCATCTTTTTCTGACGGATGATTTCTCAGAACTAAATAATCTCCAGGATAAGGTGTTAGATTCGTTTTGTCCTGAAccaaaaacaacaccaacaccAACTACGTCGACAACAGTGTTACCGACGACAACGCCGCTACCGACGACACCAAAACCAACTACTTCCGATCCTTATGGTAGTATATCACGCTTACATTGGCTTCGGATCGACGCGTTACTAAAACAAGATTTTATCTTAACGTCACATTCATTGGAATAA
- the LOC138310984 gene encoding cartilage matrix protein-like, producing the protein MLNFVKTFLQHEDIESGKVRVGVVTYSTSVSIQFHLNEHTSRHDLEKAIDGIPYQFGNTNTAGGLRTMHNVMFTAAHGDRPDADNIGIILTDGVSNIEHHLTIPEANSAKDSGITIYAIGIGLTETEELDGMASLPTDAHSFNVDDFSELDNLHDVVFDSTCEGKPCT; encoded by the coding sequence ATGCTGAACTTCGTGAAAACATTCCTTCAACACGAGGATATAGAAAGTGGGAAAGTCCGGGTTGGTGTTGTAACTTACAGTACATCAGTTAGCATCCAGTTCCACCTGAATGAACACACAAGCCGACACGACCTGGAAAAGGCAATTGACGGTATCCCATACCAGTTCGGTAACACAAACACGGCTGGAGGTCTTCGTACAATGCATAACGTCATGTTTACAGCGGCTCACGGAGATCGCCCTGATGCGGACAATATAGGGATTATATTGACTGACGGAGTGTCTAACATCGAACACCATCTTACCATCCCCGAGGCCAATTCAGCAAAGGACAGTGGTATTACCATATACGCCATAGGAATAGGATTGACGGAGACTGAGGAACTGGACGGTATGGCAAGTCTGCCGACTGACGCTCACAGCTTTAACGTGGACGATTTTAGTGAACTCGACAATCTCCATGACGTAGTGTTTGATTCAACATGCGAGGGTAAACCCTGCACCTAA
- the LOC138310980 gene encoding collagen alpha-4(VI) chain-like, with translation MLQFTQNVLQQASVDSGQVRVGVVSYSTDVHIQFHLNEFTSLAAVLEAVGDIPFTPGSTNTADALQTMHYGMFTYENGDRPDVPNVAIIVTDGVSNINSRHTIPEAEEAREDGIVIYALGIGLTETTELKGISSIPLEDYLFIADDFTQLDQLQKNLFTSFCKEILPEIVEPVACQSDEQDIVFVLDSSTSVGTDNFREMLDFVRDMLLDADVDSGSVRVGIVLYSTDVSIEFHLNAFDNKPELFLAIENIRYMYGNTNTAGGLIALTKEMFTSRNGDRPGARNIAFILTDGQSNIHSANTIPAAEKAKNAGIEIYAIGIGLAEVDELEGISSQPLSKYLHTVDDFTELEGLREDMFNTICTEKPPKPTQPVTTLPPPTTVAELFCDNGRRDIVFVIDSSTSVGTDNFQKVLGFVKDLLRDADIDAGSVRVGVVLYSSEVTIQFHLNKFTTKVDIYRAIDKIPYLYGNTNTAAGLLALTQEMFTPDNGDRPGVQNQAFVITDGESNINAGQTIPQAEAARMAGIEIYAIGIGLTETEELKGISSKPLTTFLYVVDDFADLQALQEDMFESLCPEKQPETTTLPPTTTSSTTTTTTVATTPQPTVCSVERRDIVFVLDSSTSLGRDNFRKILNFTKSFLRNADIDNGDVRVGILTYSSEVRIQFHLDTYSTKPSLMTAIDSVDFMPGSTNTAGGIRRMRIDMFTQQRGDRAQVKNIAIVVTDGVSNINSRETVPEAEATRNDGIDIYALGIGIVDTVELEQIASKPLEDYLYTVKDFSELELMQEKMFSSFCHESLSVVDVAPVGCGSERQDIVFVVDSSTSMGPDNFQKVLTFMKDILLNADIDGGLVRVGVVLYSTDVSVQFHLKTYMSKADVFFAIDTMSYMYGNTNTASGLLALTEIMFTEANGDRPDVPNIAFVITDGQSNINSFQTVPQAEYARSTGIEIYGIGVGLADTEELKGISSLPLDKYFHTVDDFAELQNLKKDMFQSLCPETTTTPQPTTTTVATTTVSPVCSNAPQDIVFVIDSSTSVGTTNFLRMLKFVKDILAFAEIDSGRIRVGAITYSTGVYIQFHLNSFTSKSQVLSAIDNIPFTGGSTNTADALLTMKSQLFTPAKGDRSHAENIAFVITDGVSNINSRRTIPEAQSAKTDGIVIYAIGIGLTETQELTGISSLPLEEFMFSVDNFEELSGLKETMFKSICSGIVLNNTRYKLLTNSYHCHFLNSDNSLVEECSVAMLSIKKYS, from the exons ATGCTTCAGTTTACTCAAAACGTCCTGCAACAGGCTAGTGTAGATTCTGGCCAGGTCCGAGTCGGTGTAGTGTCATATAGTACCGATGTACACATCCAATTCCATCTCAACGAATTCACAAGTCTAGCAGCTGTGTTAGAAGCAGTCGGGGATATACCGTTCACACCCGGAAGCACAAACACTGCCGACGCTTTGCAAACGATGCATTATGGGATGTTCACTTATGAAAATGGCGACCGTCCGGATGTACCGAATGTTGCTATCATTGTTACGGACGGCGTTTCCAATATAAACTCCCGGCATACCATTCCGGAAGCGGAAGAAGCAAGGGAGGATGGGATAGTAATATATGCTCTTGGCATTGGTCTTACCGAGACAACAGAACTGAAGGGAATATCAAGTATTCCTTTGGAGGATTATCTATTTATAGCTGACGACTTCACCCAGCTCGATCAACTTCAGAAAAACCTATTTACGTCTTTCTGTAAAG AAATATTGCCAGAAATAGTTGAACCTGTCG CGTGCCAATCCGATGAACAGGACATCGTATTTGTACTGGACTCGTCCACAAGTGTAGGGACTGACAACTTCCGGGAAATGTTGGATTTCGTCAGAGACATGTTGCTGGATGCTGACGTGGACTCCGGGTCTGTCAGGGTAGGAATTGTATTATACAGCACAGACGTATCCATAGAGTTTCATCTGAACGCGTTCGATAACAAACCAGAACTGTTCCTCGCTATCGAGAACATACGCTACATGTATGGGAACACCAATACAGCGGGCGGTTTGATAGCTTTGACTAAGGAGATGTTTACAAGTAGAAATGGGGACCGGCCTGGCGCACGCAATATTGCCTTTATATTAACCGATGGACAGTCCAACATTCACTCCGCCAATACCATCCCTGCTGCTGAGAAAGCGAAGAATGCCGGGATTGAAATATACGCTATTGGGATCGGTCTGGCTGAGGTCGACGAACTCGAGGGAATATCTAGTCAGCCATTGTCTAAATATCTGCACACCGTCGATGATTTTACAGAATTGGAAGGACTGCGTGAAGATATGTTCAACACGATATGTACCG AAAAGCCTCCTAAGCCAACCCAGCCAGTTACCACCTTACCTCCACCCACAACCGTAGCCG AATTGTTCTGTGATAATGGGAGACGAGACATCGTTTTTGTCATTGATTCTTCAACCAGCGTCGGAACAGACAACTTTCAGAAAGTTTTGGGTTTCGTGAAAGATTTGTTGCGAGACGCTGACATAGACGCTGGATCAGTACGAGTAGGTGTGGTTCTGTATAGCTCGGAGGTCACCATTCAGTTTCATCTCAACAAGTTTACCACCAAAGTTGATATCTACCGTGCCATTGACAAGATACCCTACCTCTACGGGAACACCAACACTGCGGCAGGCTTGCTGGCGTTGACACAAGAAATGTTCACACCGGATAACGGAGACCGTCCTGGTGTCCAAAATCAGGCATTTGTAATAACGGATGGGGAATCTAACATAAATGCTGGCCAAACTATACCTCAAGCTGAGGCTGCACGGATGGCTGGTATCGAAATATACGCTATTGGAATAGGCTTGACTGAAACTGAAGAACTGAAAGGGATCTCGAGCAAGCCACTGACCACGTTTCTGTATGTCGTCGACGACTTTGCAGATTTGCAAGCTCTTCAGGAAGATATGTTTGAATCTTTGTGCCCCG AGAAACAACCTGAAACAACCACCCTTCCTCCGACTACAACTAGTTCTACAACCACTACCACCACTGTCGCAACAACACCGCAACCAACGG TCTGCAGTGTAGAAAGACGGGATATCGTGTTTGTTCTGGATTCATCCACAAGTTTGGGGAGAGATAATTTCAGAAAGATTTTAAACTTTACAAAATCATTCCTCCGTAATGCAGACATTGACAATGGAGATGTACGGGTAGGTATCTTAACATACAGCAGCGAGGTCAGAATCCAGTTTCATCTCGACACATACTCAACTAAACCATCTCTCATGACCGCCATTGATTCTGTCGACTTTATGCCAGGAAGCACAAACACCGCTGGAGGGATACGGCGCATGCGTATTGACATGTTCACTCAACAGAGAGGCGACCGTGCGCAAGTCAAGAACATTGCAATAGTAGTAACAGACGGTGTATCGAACATAAATTCACGAGAAACTGTACCGGAAGCGGAAGCCACTAGGAATGATGGGATTGATATTTATGCTCTTGGTATTGGAATCGTTGATACTGTAGAATTGGAGCAAATAGCAAGTAAACCACTTGAGGATTATCTGTACACTGTAAAAGACTTTTCAGAGCTGGAACTTATGCAAGAAAAGATGTTTTCGTCGTTTTGTCACg AATCCCTATCTGTCGTAGATGTAGCCCCAGTGG GTTGTGGATCTGAAAGACAAGACATAGTCTTTGTGGTTGACTCTTCCACAAGCATGGGACCAGAtaatttccagaaagttctaaCATTTATGAAAGACATCCTGCTCAATGCTGATATAGACGGTGGATTAGTTCGTGTAGGAGTTGTACTCTATAGTACCGATGTGTCTGTGCAGTTCCACCTGAAGACATATATGTCTAAAGCTGACGTTTTCTTCGCCATAGACACCATGTCTTATATGTACGGTAATACAAACACAGCGTCTGGTCTCCTTGCCCTCACGGAAATCATGTTCACAGAAGCCAATGGCGACAGACCGGATGTTCCCAATATTGCTTTCGTCATTACAGACGGCCAATCAAATATCAACTCGTTCCAAACTGTACCCCAAGCTGAATACGCCCGGTCTACTGGTATAGAAATATACGGTATCGGAGTAGGCTTAGCAGACACCGAAGAACTGAAGGGAATTTCCAGTCTCCCTCTAGACAAATACTTCCATACCGTCGACGACTTCGCAGAGCTACAAAACCTTAAAAAGGATATGTTTCAGTCCCTGTGTCCGG AAACAACTACAACACCgcaaccaacaacaacaacggTCGCTACGACAACCGTTTCACCAG TTTGCAGTAATGCTCCACAGGATATTGTCTTCGTGATAGATTCCTCCACTAGTGTTGGGACGACAAACTTTTTACGCATGCTCAAGTTCGTAAAGGATATCTTAGCCTTTGCTGAAATTGACTCTGGACGCATTCGTGTTGGAGCCATCACGTACAGCACAGGGGTATATATTCAGTTCCATCTCAACTCCTTTACCTCAAAATCCCAAGTTCTGTCCGCCATAGACAATATTCCCTTTACTGGCGGAAGTACAAACACTGCTGATGCTCTTTTAACAATGAAGTCACAACTGTTCACTCCAGCGAAAGGTGATCGTTCACATGCTGAGAATATTGCTTTTGTTATCACGGACGGGGTTTCTAACATAAACAGTCGCAGAACGATACCGGAAGCACAGTCAGCAAAGACTGATGGGATAGTCATCTACGCCATAGGGATTGGGCTAACGGAGACGCAGGAGTTGACAGGAATATCTAGCCTGCCATTGGAGGAGTTCATGTTTTCCGTGGATAATTTCGAAGAACTTAGTGGACTGAAGGAGACGATGTTTAAATCGATCTGTTCTGGTATCGTATTGAACAATACTCGCTATAAGTTACTAACCAACAGCTATCATTGCCATTTTTTAAATTCTGACAACTCGTTGGTGGAGGAATGTTCTGTTGCCATGTTGTCTATCAAGAAATACTCATGA
- the LOC138310981 gene encoding cartilage matrix protein-like codes for MDVFRAIDSIPYILGNTNTAGGLRVMSTEMFVSVNGDREGVPNVAFVITDGQSNINAGDTIPNAESARKSGIDIYAIGIGLRDTAELQGISSRPLDEFLFTVDEFSELSGLKETIFEIVCPETTTPTLPTTTTTLSPTTEPACLSNEKDIVFVLDSSTSVGDDNFRRMIDFVKSFLHIADIDSGAYRVAVLTYSTNVQIQFLLNTWTTKSDIFSALDIIPYAYGSTNTADAIKMMRTEVFQIIHGDRPNVPNIAIIVTDGVSNINARRTVPEADEAKAVGIEIYALGIGLSDEEELKQLASSPLSEHLYTVKDFSELTLLKDNIFTTFCPGPTTQLMVTCVGIPQDLVFVLDSSTSVGDENFRRMLEFVKDILLLADIDSGNVRVGLLIYSSRVEIQFHLNQYQTQSEVFKAIDRVPYILGSTNTADGLMVMRNEMFSFQNGDRANVPNVAIVVTDGQSNINSRRTIPEAQKAKGAGIDIYAIGIGLAETSELQAIASEPLTDFLYTVRGFEDLHHLKNRMFESICPGNISGGGYY; via the exons ATGGACGTCTTCAGGGCCATAGATAGCATCCCATATATACTCGGAAACACAAATACCGCTGGTGGTCTCCGAGTAATGAGTACGGAAATGTTCGTTTCTGTGAATGGTGACAGAGAAGGTGTTCCGAATGTTGCATTTGTTATCACTGATGGGCAGTCCAATATTAATGCTGGAGATACTATTCCGAACGCCGAGTCGGCTCGGAAGTCTGGTATTGATATATATGCTATTGGGATCGGTTTGCGGGATACTGCGGAACTCCAGGGAATTTCCAGCAGACCACTGGATGAGTTTCTGTTCACGGTTGATGAATTCTCTGAGTTATCCGGGCTCAAAGAAACTATATTTGAGATCGTCTGTCCAG AAACCACTACTCCCACTTTGCCTACAACAACAACCACGTTATCTCCTACCACTGAACCTG CTTGCTTATCGAATGAAAAGGATATCGTATTTGTACTCGATTCATCCACGAGTGTTGGTGACGACAACTTCCGGCGAATGATTGACTTTGTCAAGTCGTTCTTACATATAGCCGACATAGATTCCGGGGCTTATCGAGTTGCCGTTCTGACATATAGCACGAATGTTCAGATCCAGTTCCTCTTGAACACTTGGACGACCAAAAGCGACATTTTCAGCGCTTTAGACATCATACCGTACGCGTATGGTAGTACAAACACTGCAGATGCAATTAAAATGATGAGAACAGAGGTATTCCAAATTATTCATGGAGATAGGCCAAATGTTCCGAACATTGCTATAATTGTAACTGATGGGGTTTCAAACATAAACGCAAGACGCACCGTACCGGAAGCGGATGAAGCCAAGGCCGTAGGGATAGAGATTTACGCCCTTGGTATCGGCTTGTCTGACGAAGAGGAGCTTAAACAGTTAGCTAGCTCCCCGCTATCGGAGCACCTGTATACTGTAAAGGATTTCTCAGAACTGACACTACTAAAGGATAACATCTTCACTACTTTCTGTCCTG GCCCAACGACACAACTTATGG TGACATGCGTGGGCATCCCACAAGATTTGGTGTTCGTCCTGGACTCTTCTACCAGTGTAGGCGATGAGAACTTCCGACGAATGTTGGAATTCGTGAAAGATATTCTCCTTCTTGCAGACATCGACTCGGGCAATGTTAGGGTAGGACTATTAATATACAGCTCACGAGTAGAGATACAATTTCATCTAAATCAATACCAAACTCAATCCGAGGTGTTTAAGGCTATAGATAGGGTCCCTTACATACTCGGAAGTACCAATACAGCGGATGGATTAATGGTCATGCGTaatgaaatgttttcatttcaaaatggcgaccGTGCTAATGTTCCGAATGTGGCTATAGTAGTTACTGACGGTCAGTCTAATATTAACTCTAGGAGAACCATTCCCGAAGCCCAAAAGGCCAAAGGGGCTGGTATAGACATATATGCTATTGGTATAGGACTAGCAGAGACTAGCGAGCTACAGGCAATAGCTAGTGAGCCTTTGACTGATTTCCTGTACACGGTTAGAGGCTTTGAGGATTTACACCATCTCAAGAATAGAATGTTCGAGTCCATCTGTCCGGGTAATATTTCTGGTGGAGGTTATTACTAA
- the LOC138310982 gene encoding cartilage matrix protein-like — protein MEKNGNIFCDKAISDFTISIFFAESLPSKNAPQIRENKIPVKITGCTVIPHARIVYLQIIACILACKSLRQDIVFILDTSTSVGVRNFRKMLNFTKEFLQTADIDSGSVRVGLITYSSSVTIQFHLNTFSSKKDVFSAIDEVVYQSGSTNTAGALKALTVDMFTRDHGSREDVSNVTVIITDGVSNTNMRQTIPYAEEAKLAGISIYAIGIGIKETAELKEIASTPTANFFYTIDDFAELDQVRESLFESFCLGNVNVILIVEVTWRRFLSTTAFVLLF, from the coding sequence atggaaaaaaatgggAATATCTTTTGCGATAAAGCTATATCCGATTTCaccatttctatatttttcgCGGAATCTTTGCCATCAAAGAATGCCCCGCAAATTCGTGAAAATAAAATCCCTGTGAAAATAACCGGCTGTACGGTAATTCCGCATGCTAGAattgtttatttacaaatcaTTGCCTGCATTTTAGCATGCAAGTCGCTGCGACAGGATATAGTCTTCATTTTGGATACATCAACAAGTGTCGGCGTTAGGAATTTTAGGAAAATGCTGAATTTTACGAAGGAATTTCTACAGACGGCAGATATTGATTCCGGAAGTGTCCGAGTGGGACTAATTACTTATAGTAGTTCAGTCACCATACAATTCCATCTTAACACATTCAGCAGCAAGAAAGACGTTTTCTCCGCCATCGACGAAGTAGTTTACCAGTCAGGAAGTACCAATACGGCAGGTGCCCTGAAAGCTTTGACCGTAGACATGTTTACGAGGGATCACGGGAGTCGTGAAGACGTATCGAATGTCACGGTGATTATCACAGATGGGGTCTCCAACACCAACATGAGACAGACCATCCCCTACGCCGAGGAAGCCAAACTAGCTGGTATCTCCATATACGCTATCGGAATCGGTATAAAAGAGACTGCAGAACTGAAGGAAATAGCAAGTACTCCCACCGCAAACTTCTTTTACACCATTGACGATTTTGCAGAGCTGGACCAAGTTAGGGAGAGCCTTTTTGAATCCTTCTGCCTCGGTAACGTTAACGTTATTCTTATCGTCGAAGTGACTTGGAGGAGGTTTCTATCCACTACTGCTTTCGTTCTACTGTTTTAG